ATCAACACCCCGAACAAGTAAGAGACGATCAGCGAGAAATAGACACCTTCTGGACACCAATCGGCGCGCGTCGCCACCATCCAGCCGAACATGGCCAGGAACGCAAACACCGTAGGCACGGTAATCATCATCGCGGCGGCGTCACGGCGAGCGGCAAACACGATCGGCAAGCCCACGGCCACCGGCAAGACGACGAAGCCAATCTGCACACCGCTAGGCAAGCCGGTCAAGCGGACGACGCCCAACCACACGGCACCGCAGGTCGTCGCGATCAACATGGATGCCAGGGAATACTGCCACCTGCGCGGGCCTTCGACGGACACTCGACGGCAGTGCCACCAGCGCAACCGCAATTCTACGGCCTTCTGCCGAACCAGCCGGGCCAAGTCCCAACACGCCGCGGCGATCAGCGCCGCCAAGGCGAATCTTTGCAGTCCGAGCCTCAGGGATTGATTCTCTGCGTGCGGCAAACCTATGGCTATGGCGGTGCCGGAGGCCATAAGCAAAGCAATTCGGATCACCAGCGCGGCATCGACCAGTCGCCCGACGATTAAGGCGGCGGCCAGCATTCCTGCCACGATCGCCGGGATGGGGAAGCTGCTGTGGGTGTACATCACGACAAACAGGGGCAACACCACGCCGGCAAGATGCACGCTCACGGCGTCTCCCGGCGATCGTCGCCTGGATGCCCAAGCGACGATCAACACCATCAGCGAGCACCACACGTAAACCGGCCAGGTGGCCGTGAAGAATTCTTTTTGCAACAGGAGCATGCCGAGGATCAGCGCGCCGGGCGCGATGGCCAGCAAGTACGCCAAGCTGAACAGCCGCTGCGTGAAGGCCGAGCGCCGGGTTGGATCCGATCGCCCGGCATCCTGCGCCATGAAGGCCGTGAATTCGCTCAAATCCCAGCCGTCGGTCCTGTCCTGCATGACGTCACGCCGCGCTGCGGCAGAGATTGCTCGATGGGAAAGGAACGCCCGTCCCCAAGTATGACCGAACCGCAAGCATGCGAGCAAAGCTTGGCGCCGCAATGAAAACAAGCCCAGGGCGGCACGCCCTGGGCTTGGTTCATGTCGGAAGCGGCCTTGCAAAGACCTCGGGTTCAGGTGCCGAGCCGAGTATTGATTCCTGCCACCATTTCCTCTCCGGCTGGGCTGGGGTCCCTTACAGCGATCCACAGTTCTTCGCAAAAACCGCACCGTCGCCCAGGCCGCTCGCATTCTCGACGCCTGCGCCGTTGACTTACGGGAATACGGCCGATACTTCGATGCTGCCGCAGTTGAGCTTCGCTCAGCCGCGGACCGCACCCGCCCTAACAGATGCTCAAAGGGCGTTCGCAACCAACGTCGAGATGGATGCCGTAGCGGACCGCCAGCCCTCGCTGTTGGGCTTCATGGCCGTCGCCGGAGCAACCACCTTGGCCAGCTTCGTGCCAGGCGTTGGCGAGGCGCTGGACATCGCGACACTGGTCTCACCCAAGTCAACCTCGGGTCAGCGGTCAGTAGCCTTGGCTAGCCTGGCGCTCAATATCGTTACGGGCGGAACAGCGCCAAACGCCGGGGGAGCGGCAGGACGGATTCACGGCAATGCACTGACGTCGCCTCGGATGGCATTTCTCTATCGGCTTGAAGACCTCGAGGGTAATCTGCTCAAGTGGGGTGTGACATAGGACATGGCCAAGAGGTATTCGCAGAGCTTCCTGGAAGGTAGGGCAATGAAAGAAGTTGCGAGTGGGTCACGTCGCGATATGATTCGCATGGAGCGAGGGTTGGTTGAGACTCAGCCCGGACCGTTGAACCTTGAGCGTTGGGCTGGTTCACGATTGGGAGGGCAGCCATGATTTCGCTTGGCTCGCACTTTCGCGGTCCGGAGCTCGATGGTTCGCGCATCGAAGCTTTGTTGCGTGCGACGGGACGGTCGATCTCCAAAGAGCGCGGTCCGTGGGTAGGCACGGACGACTTTGGCCCCTGCGATCCGCAACCGAAATCTGGGGTGTATTTCGAGAAGGGCTCAACCCCGGCAATCAACGTCGTCTTCTACGTGCCCGGCTCACTCGGCGATTTCGATATCCCGAAGATCGAGGCGAGTCGCTTCTCACGCAAACAGAAATTGCTGTTGGTAGCGGTACCGGTGCCGAAAGCAGAGGTGGAATCGGGCGGATCGGTCGAGTTTGTGATCGGCGCGCTGCAGGAAGCCAATCGCATCGCGGCGGAGACGTTCGCCAAAAAGGGGACCGAACCGTTCGATTTGGAGAAGGCAGAGGCGATCGTCGAGAAGGTCAAGCAGACGCTGGTGCATCAGGGGTTCTGATCGACCGACTCGACCGCACCCTCGGCTGTTCACACGTCGGGCAGAAACTGCTCCACCGCGTCCATCGCGCCTAGCCGATCTTGGCCAGGACGCCGGTGAGGACGCAGAAGAAGGTGGCAGGAACGGTGGACTCGGCTGCATCGTAGCCATACCGAGCGAGTGCTGACCCAGGGCCGCTCCTGGCTGCTTGACGATCCACAGGATCCGGTGGCCGTTAGTCGTAAGTTCGGTACCTCGGCGACGAGCGAGGCCCGGGTCTATTCTTCGTTCGGCAAGAAGTTCCAGGCGTTCGACTACGACAACTCGGGCAATCTGACCGCGACGCCGGCGGTCAACACGTTCGGCACCGGCCTCGCCAGCACGTTCGCCTTTGCCGGGCGGCAACTCGACGCCGGCGCGGGGGGCAAAAGAACGCTGACCGCCAGCCGCGGGCGCGCGAGACAGTTCAGGCACGGCCCGTGGCCGGCAAGAGCATGTAGAGAATTGCCGTCGACAAGAACAAAGCCCAGGGCGGATGGCCCTGGGCTGTTCTGATGATCGGAAGCGGCCTTGCAAAGACCTCCCGTTCAGGTGCCGAACTCGGGGCGGCGGCGGGCGAGCTGGTTTTGCAGCCGCTGGACGATCGAGCTGTGCATCTGGCTGACGCGGCTTTCCGAGAGATCGAGCGTCGCGCCGATCTCTTTCATCGTCAGCTCTTCGTAATAGTAGAGGATGATGATCAGCCGCTCGTTGCGGTTCAGGCCCTTGGTGACCAGACGCATCAGGTCGGCCTTTTGGATCCGGCGCGTCGGGTCCTCGCCCTTCTTGTCCTCGAGAATGTCGATTTCGCGGACGTCTTTGTAGCTGTCGGTCTCGTACCACTTCTTGTTCAGGCTGATGAGGTTCACCGCGTTGGCGTCGAGAATCATCTTCTCGAGCTCTTCGACGGAGATGCTCATGTACTCGGCCAATTCGGCCTCGGTGGGCGAACGGCCGCACTTGGCCTCGAGCGACTTCGTGGCTTCGTTCAGCTTGCTGGCCTTCGAGCGGACCAGCCGCGGGACCCAGTCCATGGTCCGCAACTCGTCGAGCATCGCCCCGCGAATGCGCGGCACGCAATAGGTCTCGAATTTGACGCCGCGCGACAGGTCGAACGAGTCGATGGCGTCCATCAGGCCGAACACGCCGGCCGAGATCAAGTCGTCGAGCTCAACACCCTCGGGCAGCCGGGCCCAGATCCGCTCGCCGTTGTACTTGACGAGCGGCAGGTATTGCTCGACGAGCCGATTCCGCAACTCCTGATTATCAGGATCAGCTTTGAAAGCGACCCAAAGCTGCGCAATATCATCAGGAGCGACGGTAGTTGCCATGCTTTCCTCCGTGATGCGACGTGGGGCTCTTCATGAGCCGCGCTCGTGCCGGACGGCGTCTCAGGCGACGCGCCCGGCAGGTTGGTTATGCGTAATTCAGCGCTGGACAGGCGGCCACCGGTTCACGGTGCGCTGTGTCAAGCGGGGCGTTGTTCAGGACGTGACTGGCCGGTTTCCGTGGGTTGGATTTGTGCTTGCACGATGGCGCGGACGGAATCGTTGACGGCCATTTCCGCGACGCTGCCCAGCAGGAATCCCGCCGTGGCGGCAATCGTCATGGCCAGCGCGGCCGTCGCACAGGTTGCCTCGACACCGCTGCCCATGAGTGCGGCGCGAAACACGACGGTCGCAAATGCCAACGAACCGAGGATGCCTGCGTAGCTGCGTCCCAAGATTGTCCGCGGTGCACCGAGGCAGAGTTAAAGTTGACCCGATCGGAAGAGTTTGACAGACACGTGCAGAACAACTGCGGTCGGTACCAT
The sequence above is a segment of the Pirellulales bacterium genome. Coding sequences within it:
- a CDS encoding FliA/WhiG family RNA polymerase sigma factor, with protein sequence MATTVAPDDIAQLWVAFKADPDNQELRNRLVEQYLPLVKYNGERIWARLPEGVELDDLISAGVFGLMDAIDSFDLSRGVKFETYCVPRIRGAMLDELRTMDWVPRLVRSKASKLNEATKSLEAKCGRSPTEAELAEYMSISVEELEKMILDANAVNLISLNKKWYETDSYKDVREIDILEDKKGEDPTRRIQKADLMRLVTKGLNRNERLIIILYYYEELTMKEIGATLDLSESRVSQMHSSIVQRLQNQLARRRPEFGT